The stretch of DNA AACCTTTTCCTTGGGGTCCAGTCCGTTTGCGGTCAGAACCTCCAGCCACGGCCGGGTACAAAACAGGCTGTCCGGATCTGAGCTTTCAAAGATTTGGCCCGGGATCTGACGAAAATCTTCGTATACACGAACAGCCGCCGCACGCGTGTGCAGCGACGTCTTTGCCGGAGATGATGGAATGACAGAACTCATCGATACTTTTTAAGGCTGAATAGACAGGGGAACTCAGAAGCGGCGCTTCCGCCGCTCCCCGGAGTTCATCTTAAGCGGATGATACAGGCGATGCCAGTTACATTCGAACTACTGCCTCGGTGCGTAATACCCTTTTCGCGCACGGACCTTAAGGTTCTTTTGGTTTTGAGCCACGATATCAATGGAACGATAGCGTCCGTCGGACTTGAAATCAGCAGGTTTATAGGACAGCAGGTACTGGCTGCGTAGTTCGTCCTGAATCTCGGAGAATGCGTTGGCGACATCTTCGATCTTGAAGGGGAAGAATGCGCGGCCGCCGGTCGCATCTGCCATGCGCTCCAGCACCTTGTCGCCTTTCAGCTTCATGCCGCTGATATTGGTGCTGATCGGGTAAATCACCACTTCCGCACGCTGGGCCATCTCGATGGCCTCTTCACGGGTGACGCGACTCTGATTGTCCTCGCCGTCGGTGAGAAGGATGATCGCTTTGCGTGTGGCTACCGTGTCCTTCTCCTTCATAAGTTTGTCGCGACAGGCGAAGTAAATAGCGTCATACAAGGCGGTACCACCACCCGGACGCAGCAGGCGAACCCCTCTCGATAGCTTTTCGGTGCTGTCCGTGAAATCCTGCGTGACTTCCGCGGTCGTGTCGAAACCGATGACAAAAGCCTTATCTGACTTTGCGCGAACAATCTGGTTGAGAAACTCGATGGCCGCATCCTGCTCGAAGCGGAACCTGTCGCGGATGGAGTTACTGGCGTCCACCAGCAGTCCGACCCGGAGTGGCAGGTTGGTTTCGCTGCCGAACCTGCGGATCGCCTCAGGAGGCCTGCTGTCGTCCAGGACGCGGAAATCGTTTTGCTTCAGGTCCTTAACAAACCGGCCGCGCTTGTCGGTAACCGTAAACACAACGTTGACTTCGTTGACTCCGACCACAAACGTGGTAAGTGGCTCATTGTCGGGAGCATCGTTGTCGTTGGCGGTCGCACCGCCCGGTACGCTGGAGCTGGCTGACGCTGATTTCGGGTCTGCCTGCGCGGGTGCCGGCTGAGCCTGAGCTGGCTGTGCTGCCGCAGGTTGCGGTGATTCCTTCGGAGCAACTGGTGGCGGAGGTGGGGCCTGCTTCTGTTGTTGCTGCTGGACAACGGCAGAAGGTGCGGACGGCAAATCAGACGAGGACTGCGCGACCGCCGAAACCGAAGTCAGCATGAAGACGAAAATGATTGCAAAACTGATTCTCAAAATAACCCTCGACCTTACGCCTAAACATTATAGTCGTTCAGGAACGCTGCACGGGCCAATATGCCTCGCGCCAAAACCGTCATTCTGCCTCGATTTTCGTCAGAAATTCGGTTAGTTCGCCCGGCAACTCAGCTTCAAACCTCATGACCTTGCCGGTCCTCGGCTGCCGAAATTCCAGCTTCGCCGCGTGTAGAAACTGTCGCTTCAGGCATAGTGGCTCAATCCCTTTTGGCCCCCTGATCTCCTCGGGCGCTCCATAGAGCGTGTCGCCTACGATCGGATGGCCCAGCGATGAAAGATGGACCCGGATCTGGTGCGTCCTGCCGGTCTCGATCTTGACCTCCACCAGGGAAAACTTGCCGAAACGAGAGTCGATCTCTCTCATGACCGTGTAGTGAGAAACCGCGGTTCGTCCGCCCGATCCCTTCACCGTCATCCGTGTCCGCCGGACAAAGTCCCGTGAAATTGGCGCGTTCACGGTTCCCTTCTTCTGCTTAAAAAACCCATGGGCCAACGCGACGTACACCTTGCTCACTTCACGACTGGAGAACTGGGCTGCCAGTTTGCGATGGGCAGCATCATTCTTCGCGATCACAATAAGTCCACTCGTGTTGCGGTCCAGTCGGTGCACGATGCCTGGTCGCAGTTCTCCACCGACCTCAGACAGCCCACCGAACCTGTGGAGCAACGCGTTGACGAGAGTTCCTCGATTGCGATCGTCTTCGGTGGCCCCCGCTCCAGCATGGACCATCATGCCTGCCGGCTTGTTGACGACCGCCACATCCTTATCTTCAAACACGATATCGAGCGGAATGTTCTCCGCCACAGCCCGCAGCGGTTCCACCTGCGCAGGCCCGGTTACCAAGATGATTTCCCCGCCATGAAGTTTCGAAGCCGCCTTTGACGCTTTGTCGTTTACGAGCACCTTCTTTTGCTCAATGAGTTGCTGCGCCCGGGCCCGGCTGATGTCGGGGATCTTGGCCACCAGGAACTGGTCCAGTCGCTTTCCGGCATCTTCCGAGGTCGCGTGTAATTCCAGTGGCTCGATGGACATGGGACAGTCCATTACAGCAGAAGCTCAAGCATGGAGGTAGTTGTTAAGGCAATTCCAGCGGAACTAGCGCAGGCGCGCCAGCACCAGAGTGATGTCGTCCGGTTGCTCCACACCGCCTATCCAGTCCTTCACAGCGGCCACCACAAGGTCGGATATACGCTGTAGGGGCAGGTGCTGGTTTTCCCGCACCAGCTGAATCAGTCTCTCTTCCCC from Terriglobales bacterium encodes:
- a CDS encoding VWA domain-containing protein; protein product: MRISFAIIFVFMLTSVSAVAQSSSDLPSAPSAVVQQQQQKQAPPPPPVAPKESPQPAAAQPAQAQPAPAQADPKSASASSSVPGGATANDNDAPDNEPLTTFVVGVNEVNVVFTVTDKRGRFVKDLKQNDFRVLDDSRPPEAIRRFGSETNLPLRVGLLVDASNSIRDRFRFEQDAAIEFLNQIVRAKSDKAFVIGFDTTAEVTQDFTDSTEKLSRGVRLLRPGGGTALYDAIYFACRDKLMKEKDTVATRKAIILLTDGEDNQSRVTREEAIEMAQRAEVVIYPISTNISGMKLKGDKVLERMADATGGRAFFPFKIEDVANAFSEIQDELRSQYLLSYKPADFKSDGRYRSIDIVAQNQKNLKVRARKGYYAPRQ
- a CDS encoding RluA family pseudouridine synthase, whose product is MSIEPLELHATSEDAGKRLDQFLVAKIPDISRARAQQLIEQKKVLVNDKASKAASKLHGGEIILVTGPAQVEPLRAVAENIPLDIVFEDKDVAVVNKPAGMMVHAGAGATEDDRNRGTLVNALLHRFGGLSEVGGELRPGIVHRLDRNTSGLIVIAKNDAAHRKLAAQFSSREVSKVYVALAHGFFKQKKGTVNAPISRDFVRRTRMTVKGSGGRTAVSHYTVMREIDSRFGKFSLVEVKIETGRTHQIRVHLSSLGHPIVGDTLYGAPEEIRGPKGIEPLCLKRQFLHAAKLEFRQPRTGKVMRFEAELPGELTEFLTKIEAE